CATCCTCTACTTCGAGGACTGCCGCATCCCCGCCCGCTACGTGCTGGGCCGGGAGAACGACGGCTTCTTCCACATCATGAACAGCTTCCACGCGGAGCGCCTGGTGACGGCGCTCTACACGGTGGCGGTGATGGACGACCTGCTCCGTGAAGCCATCCGCTACGGCCGCGAACGTCAGGCGTTTGGAAAGCGGCTCCTGGACTTCCAGGTGTGGCGCCACACCTTCGTGGACCACGCCACCCGCGTGGAGGCGGCGAGGCAGCTCACCTATCAGGCGGTGCAGCTCTTCAATCGCAAACGCAAGCAGAAGCCGGTGAAGGAGATTGCCATGGCCAAGCTCCTCACCACGGAGCTGGCCCAGCGCGTGGCCTATGACTGCCAGCAATTCTACGGCGGCATGGGCTACGTGGAGGAGTCGCACGTCGCGCGGGCGTGGCGCGACGTGCGCATGCTCACCATTGGCGGCGGTACGTCCGAGGTGATGAAGGAGATCATCGCCGGGACGATGGCGCTGTAGCCTCAGGCGGCCTTCTGGCCCTGGGGGCCTTCCAGCCAGCGGGCCGCATCCGCGCCGTTGCCCTTCCACACCGTCGGCGTGCCGTCCACCGTGCGCCGCGCCACCTCCAGTTCCCAGCCCACCTTCACGGGGCCGACCTTGAAGCCGGGCGCCATGGAGACGCCCCGCTGCGTATAGGACGTCTCCTTGTACTCCACGGTCGCGTCCTTCCCGGCCTTCTCGAACGCCCCCGGCACGTCGCCTTCCAGGAGCTTGCCGAACGCACCGTTCTTCACGAGCGTGCCGGGGTTGCCCTCGATGCTGACCTCGTAGGACGTGCCCTTGCCGTTGCCCTGGACCAGGCCGGCGCCCTCCACCGTCAGCGTGACCTTGCTGCGCGAGTTCGCCGCCATGTCCTTGAGCGCGGGGCCGAGCGCGGCCTTCGGATCCTTGAGGATTTCGTCTGTCTTTGACCCGGCGGGCAGTGGGATGCGCGTCTCCACCTCCAGCTTGCCGCTGCCCCTGAGCGACGTGCCCACCTTCACGCCGGCCTTGATGGGCAGCTTCATCCGGTCCTGCCCGACGATGGACTTGTCCACCTCCAGGTTCCGGTTCGGGCCGCCACCCACCTCCACCTGGACGGCGTCCTTGATGACGACCTCGGGTGGCTTGCCCTCCGGGAACTCGATGCGGACCGTGCGGTCCGAGCGCGCCTTGCCCCCCACGTCGAGGTTGTTCACCAGCGGGCCGCCCGGGACGGGGATGTCCGCGGCGAACTGCGCGGCGCCCGTGCCACGCAGCTCCACGGCGGCCATCTTGCTCTGCAGCCACTCGATGTCCTCCTTGGGAGGCATGTCGGCCGCGCCCGCGATGTTGGCCTGCATGCCGGTCTTCATGCGGTCCATGATGCGATTGGCCCGGGCCACCTCGGCGGGCGTCTCGAACTTGAACTCCACCTTGCCGCCACCACCGGCGAGCAGCTTCGCGTCGAGCTTGCTGTTCTCGAAGCCCACGCCGCCCAGGACCTCCGAGTCGATGCTCAGCCGGTAGTTGGGCCCCGGCTCGCGCGCGCCCGTGGTCGGGTTGGTGCGCATGCCCTCCTCGCAGCTGACTTCAATCTGCGCGCGCGTCTGGAGGCGGCCAATCTTGTAGCCGCCGTCGAAGCCGCCGGACGTGGAGAACTTGTCCCCCGGCTTCATGGACTCGAGGTCCACCTGCGAGCCCGTCACGTCCGTGCCGGCCCCCAGCACCTTGAGGGCCCCGTCCACCTTGGACTCCAGCCAGGTGAAGCCGGGCACGTTGTCGCGAGCGCTCTGCAGCAGCATGTCCATCGCGCCCTGCGGCTGCGCGGTGCCGCCCACGCCGCCCGCGGCCAGGCCTTCCGGCTGCACCTGTCCCGCGACGCCGCCCTCGAGCCCCAGGCTTCCAGGGCCATCACTCCCGGCCCCGCCAGCCACGGGCCCCTGTCCCGGACTCCCGCGGACACCGCCCGCCGCGATGCCGCCCGGAGCCCCGGCCGGACCCGCGCGCCCACCGCGCACCTCGAATCCGTCTCCCGGACGCCCGACTGCGGGCCGCTGCGCCGGACGGGTCGCGGGGCCCTGCGACGGGGCCTCCGGAAGCCGGCGGGGGGCGATGGGAGCGGGGGAAGGCTGCATGCGGGACAGGAAGGTCATGACCGGGGCTCCAGGGCGGGTGGAAGCCCGCCGTTCCCCTTCAAGCCACCGCGAGCGGAATTGTTTTGCATTTCCACCCGGCGTTTCCCGGAACCCCCCTGGAATGACAGGGCCTTGCAGGGGCCCTGTCGTTCCTATTTCCCCAGGATGCCGCCGAGCATTCCGCCCAGCCCGCCGCCGCCCTGGGGGCCACCGCCGCCACCGGAGCCGCCCGCGAGCAGGGGCATCACGGCGAGGATCTTCCCCACCAGGCCCGGGTCCAGGCGGGACTTGAGGAAGTTGAGGAGCAGGGGGGCGACCAGGGTGGCCTTGCTCGTGTCCAGGTTGAAGCGCTGGAGGATGGCCACCACGCCGGCCACCTCTCCCGCGTGGGCCGCCGCGCCGCCAAGGGCGCCCATGAGGCCACCGCCACCGCCACCCGCGCCGCCGAGCATGCCACCCAGGGCGCCCATGAGGCCGCCGCCACCGTCGCCTGCCGGGGCCTGCGCCTGCTGCTGCCAGCCCTGCATCTCCGGGATGGCCTGGTCCATCTGCCGGGCCGCGTCCGGACCGACCTTCTCCTGCACCGTGCCCTGCACCAGCTTCAGGAGCGAACCCGCGAGCCCCTGTGCCTGCGTGCCATCCACTCCAAGCTGCTGCGAGAGCTGTCCGATGAGGTCCATGCGCCGCGCTCCTTCACGTGAGTCCCAAGTGGGAGGCGGCGGTTGTAGCGGTCCGGGCCGGGGCGCTGGCCGGAAAACCGGCGCGAGCGTTGGTCGGAGGACGCCCGCTTCGCGGCTTGCCGCGGTGGAGGGGCCCTACAGTCGGGTGAAGGACCAGCTCAGCGCGCGGCCGCCCTCGTAGGGCATGACGCCGTGGAAGGGGCGGGGGTCCGCGTCGAACACGAGCGGCAGGAAGTGCCGGTCTCCGTCCCACAGCGACAGGGACAGGATGGAGGACACGGGGACCCAGGACAGGGCGCCCTCGGCGTTCTTCTCCAGGGGTGTGCCCTCGAAGGCGTCGATGCGGAAGATGAAGCCCAGCCAGTCCTCGCCGTGCTTGCCGAAGCCGGGCCAGGACAGGGTGCCGCGCAGGACCATGCGCGTGCACTCGATGCCGGCCTCCTCGCGAATCTCGCGGCGCATGCACGCCGCGATGTCCTCGTCGCGCTCCATCTTGCCGCCCAGGCCGTTGTACTTGCCGTAGTGGGCGTCCTCCGGCCGAGCGTTCCGGTGGATGAGCAGCACCTGCTGGCCGTCCGGCGACATCACGTAGCCCAGCGTGGCGACGATGGGAGTGTAGGGCATGGGCCCGGTTCGTCGCCTGATTCGGGCAGGGCGTCAAGCGGCGCGGGGCCGTCTCAATAATTCCAGGCGGTGCAGTCGGTCGTCGTGCGAGTGACGAACTCCGCCAGCGTGCGCAGGTTCCGCGCGAACGTGCTCGTGTCCAGGTAGTCGCCCGGCGTGGCACCACTGCGCGGACCGCCCGGGCTGTACGTGGTGATCCACCGCTCGTTGTTCACGGCGGTGTCCACGGCCTGCGCCGTGTCGGCGCGCAGCTGCTGGCACGAGCGCTTCATCACGGTCGTGTCGGTCGCCAGCCGGTTGTACTCCGCGCGGATGGCGGCAAGCTGCGAGGGAACCTCCCAGGCGTAGTTCTGGTACGTCGGCGGCGCGGTGGAGAACTGGGCCGGGTAGCCGCCAGCCTTCACCGTGTAGAAGCCGATGTTGGAGGGCGCCGTGTCATCGAGTTCAATGTAGCGGGAGAGCAGGGTGTCGTTGGCGTAATCGACGGTCTCCAGGTACGCGAGCGCGGTGCCGACCGCGGCGCGGTTCGCCGGGACGCCCGGGTCGAGCTGGTAGAGGCGCAAGAGCGCCCACATGACGTCCTGGCTCTCCTGGCCGGCAATCGCAGGCGCCTCCCAGCTGCGCGCCCAGCGCGGCTGCATCTGGAGGTCATATTGCTGCGCCCAGGCGGGCTGGGGCTGGGGCATCTGCGCACGGCGGAGGAAGTCACCGAACGCGGTGCGCATGGACTGATACGTCGCGGCCTGCGCGGGATAGATTTCCTTCGCCCAATACAGCATCTCCACGAAGGACGTCGCCAGGTTGTCGTTCAGCGTGGGGTCATCCCAGTACTCGGTCGTGTAGGAGTTCGCGTAGCAATTCGCCAGACCGCACGAGGTGCCAATCGACGGCGGATAGCTCGCGGAGAGCGCGGGCCGCGCGGCGACGGGGCCGGCGAACCCCTGGGGAAAGCCGCCGTTCGTGGGGAACTGCGAGGTCTCCACCCGAGCGCGGGCGTACGCGGAGGAACCGGAGATGTCCGTGTTCGCGAACCCGAGGAGCTGGTCGGTGCGCATCATCGCGATGAGCGCGTTCTGCGTGACCTGATCGTCATAGGCCGTCACCGTGCAGCCGCCACAGCCACAGCTCGCGGTGGTGTTGAGGTAGCAGGCCTTGATGGTCGGCGTCGGCTTGAAGTCCGCGTAGAGGCGCCAGCCCCCGGACTTCACCTGCCCGTGGCGCAGCGCCATCGCCGCGTCCAGCGCATAGGTCTTGAGCGCCGGAGTCGCCGGATCCGAGAGCGCCGCTTCGACGAACGCGATGGTCACGTCCGACGTCCCGGGCGACTGGATCATGATCTGATCCGCGTCGAGCTGGATGTCGCCCCAGCGCTCGTTCAGGTTGGTGGCGTTGTGGTGCCACGCATAGCCGCCATGGCGCGCGACGTTGTCATGGAAGTACTTCGCCGCGTTCCGCATGCGGCCCAGCGCCTTCTGCCTCAGCGGCGTCGTGGCCGCCTGTTCGGACTCACCGAGTTCGGTGTCGGGTGAAACACAAGCCAACGCGGAGAGGACAGGGAGGAGTGCGAGCGCGAAGTGCCTTTTCATGGGTGCGACTCGTAGCACACCCGGCTCGCTCGCAGAGTGGAGCAGCCTCGGCCCGACGGCCGTCCTGAGGCATGCGCCGCGTCAACGCGAGACGTGACACGCAGTGCTGGTCGTCATTGGCATCCTCGCGCTAGCTTCCGGCACCTTTCATCCACCAGGAGCCATCATGGGACTTGCCGAGCGTCGAGCCGCCAAGGAGTTCGAGACCAAGCGCTTTCCGCAGTTCAAGAAGGACATCGACGAAGCCGCTGGCTTCGAGGTGCCCGTGACGGTGGCTTGGGACACGCTGGCCCTGGAGGGTGAGTCCCATCTGTATGATCAGTGTTGGGGCCAGGTGTACTTCGTGCCGCTCATCGAGGCGCTCAAGGGCATCACCATCGACGACATGGGCAAGGAGGCGCTCAAGGGAGCCCTCAAGCAGATCGAAATCCAGAACCGTTCGGACATCAGCTACGGAGAGCGGATGGCCACCTTCGAAGGCGGCATCCTGCGGCTGGACCACAGGCCCCACACCAACATCGACGACGTGAAGGACCGCACCAAGGGCATCCAGACCCTGCTCGAGTCCAAGCTGTAGTGAGCGTGGGCGAGGCCCGGGCTCGCTGGCACCGGGCCTCACCACGGCGAGCCTAGAAGCAGGTGCAGGCCGCCTTGTAACACTTGCCCAGGCGGAAGCCCTTCGCCACACAGCTGGCGTTGCACTCCTCGGCGTAGCACTCCACCTGCGACGCTTCCGCGGTCGCGGGCGTGGACAGCGCCAGCGTGGCGCCAAAGGAAACGAACGCACCCGCGCCCATCGCGAACAGCACCCGGCCCGCCTTCTTCAACGACGTCATCATGTGTGTCTCCCGGTGAGGATGTTTCGGCTTGAAGCATACCTCACCCGGAAATTCATGGAGTCCCCGGAGTGAGCTTCCACAGGCGGCCGTTCGAATCGTCCGTGAGCAGATAGAGCGCGCCGTCGGGTCCCTGGACCACCTCGCGGATCCGCGCGTTGCGCTCCGTGAGCAGGTGCTCCTCGCCGACCACGCGGTCGTCCTTCAGGACCAGCCGCACCAGCGCCTGGCTGGATAGACCGCCGATGAAGAAGTTCCCCTTCCACTCCGGAAAGAGCGCCCCCGAGTAGATCGTGAGCCCCGAGGGCGAGATGACCGGATCCCAATAATAGACAGGCTGCTCCATGCCCGCGGCCTGCGTCGTCTTGTGGATGGGCGCGCCCGAGTACTCCTCGCCATAGCCAATCGTGGGCCAGCCGTAGTCCTTGCCGGCCTCCGGACGGTTGAGCTCATCGCCTCCGCGCGGCCCCATCTCGACAATCCAGAGGCGCTGCTGGGCGTCCAGGGCCGCGGAGAGGATGTTGCGGTGTCCGGAGGACCAGATCTCCGGCCGGGCGTCCTTCCTGCCCACGAAGGGGTTGTCCTGGGGGATGGAGCCATCCGGATTGATACGGACGACCTTTCCGAAGTCGCTCTTGAGGTCCTGCGCCTGGACGCGGCCGGGGAGGATGGAGCGCTCGCCGAGCGTGACGAAGAGCTTGCCATCCGGCGTGAAGACGAGCCGTCCGCCCGCGTGCAGCGTGGACTCGAGCGTGGGCTGCATGCGGAAGATGACCTGGAGGCCCTCGATGCGCGGCTTCGGGCCGTCCACCAGCTTCGCGCGCGCCACCGCGAGCCCGTTGCCGCCCTCGCGCGGCTCGTAATAGGTCCAGTAGATGAGCCCGCTCTTCGCGTAGTCCGGCCCCACCTCCACGTCGAGCAGCCCGCCCTGTCCCCGGCCGTCCACCTTGGGGAGGCCCGCCACCGGGGGCGACTTCTTGCCCGCGGCGGTGACGATGAAGAGCTTGCCCGTGGGCTTCTCCGTGACGAGGAAGCGGCCATCCGGCAGGAACGCGATGGCCCACGGCTTGTTGAAGCCCGAGGCGATCTCCGTCACCACGATGGGCGTGCGCGTCTTCACCGCCGGAGCGCGCGTCTGCTGCGGGAACGCGGGCTTGAACTCCGGGACGTTCGGGGGCGCGGTCTCCAGCGGCTGGGGCTTCTGGGCCTGGGCTTCGGGGGCGGCGCTCAGCAGGAGGGAGGCGAGGAACGAGGTCACGAGTCCATGGCGCATGGGCTGACTCTCCGCCGGGACGGGCGGGACGTCACCCGTCGATGGACATGCGTTGCGCCTCTTCGTTGCCTGGGTGAACAGTCGCGGCGCCGCCCACGGTGAAATCAATCACCCGGTCCCACATCGCCCGGAACTGCGGCTCCTGGAAGTGGGAGCCTGACTTCAGCCAGCTGATGTACTCCGGGGGCTGGTCGAAGTGGCCCATGACGTCCATGTGGTCCCCCTTCGCGACGTGGAGGACCTCTCCCCAGACCTGGGCGCGGCTCGGGACGATGCCGTCGCTCTTGGATTCGAACCTCCTGCCGAGGACATCCTGGAGGGCCTGGGTCTGGGCCGGCGTGCGCTCGGGAATCTGGAGCTCCCGGGACAAGGGCGCGCTCTTCGCATACAGGAAGGCGAAGAGTCCGTTCAGGAGCGCGTCCGGGGTGAGCAGCAGGTGCAGGGACAGCCTGGGCGGCGGCGCGCCCGTGACGACGCAGCCGTAGCGCACGTCCTCCCGGTCCGCCGTGTCCGCGTTGAAGCCCCGCATGCGGACCGGCATGAGGTCCTGGATGAGCGCCTGGTTCTCGCCCACCTGGCCGAAGAACCGGATGAGGTCCTCGCGCTCGGCCTCGGAGAGGTCCGCCGTCAGCCGGACGACTTGATTGAAGAGGTTGGGCGGCAGCTTCGCCTCTTCGCTCCGCAGGACGAGCCAGTAGCACGCCTGCAGCGCGGCGGTCCGCAAGGGCATGGCCTTGCGGTGCAGGGTGAGGAAGGTGAAGAGCCACAGGTAGCGCAGCAGCGTCTTCCCCACGCCGCCCTGGTCGAAGTAGCTGGCCAGCGGGGTGCCGTGATGCGGCGTGGCGATGGTCACGACCGAGCGGACGCGCTTCACGAAGTCCGGAGCCTCCCGCGCCATGCGCGGTGAGACGACACTGCGCGCATCCAACCCGCCCGTGGAGTGCCCGACGAGGTGGAGCTGCGCGTCGTCCTCGTTCGCGGTCCGTGCCATCTCCCGGAACACGTCGCGGGCCCGCGCCTCCAGCCCGGCGGTGGGGGCGGAGGCGATGGCGTGCACCCGCGCATCGATGCCGCGCTCGTGGAAGCGCTGCTCGAGCAGACGGGGGACGTTCTGGAAGTAGGCGATGCGCTCCGTTTCCTTGTCACCCATCTGGGTGAAGCCAAAGAAGCCGGGGACCAGATAGACGCGGTGCCGGTTTGCCATGGGGCAATCCTGGCAAGCCTCACGTGAGGACAGCCCCCGACGCCGGGGAGGGGTCAATGTGCAGTCTCCAACCCCTGACCCGGAATGTCTGTCTGGACTACTGGGTGATGATGTCCGTGTACTCGCTGCCGCTGATGGAGTTGCGCCACTTGGAGGAGAAGCCCAGCGCGTGCTGCGGATCCACCACGTGGGGCGCGGCCTCCTTTGCCACCTCCAGGCGGGTAATCTCATTGTTGAACAGGTCCAACACCATGCCGAACTGCACCGCGGTCAGGTAGACGCGCTTGAGCATCTTCTCCGCCTTCTCCTGGCGGACGATCTCGTTGCTCTCGCTCTTGAGCGACTGGTAGAAGCCGCTCCAGGTGGAGGCGTCCATCGGGAACTGCCCATCCCGCCGCATCATGCAGCCCTCGTCCGAACGCGTGCCACAGTCGCGGTGAGAGGGCTCGGCGGCCATCTCCGGCCGGGAGTCCATCCGGGGCTCCCGGCGCGTCTCGGTCGTCCGGGTCTCGCGGTGCTCGCTGTGGCTCTCCGACTCCATCGTTCCACCCGTCATGCGCACGTCCATCCGGGCGCCGCCGCCGCGCACCTTCACGGTGGTCGTCTCCTCGCCATCCACGTTCGTCGTGGTCTTCATCTTGATGCGCGCGGAGGGCATGTCCTGATCATCGATGTCCACCTGCATGTTGAACTCCGCGTCCTGCGCGAAGCTGGCGGACGAAACGAACAGGGACGAAACGAGCGCGGCACGGACGATGCGATTCATGTGAAGACCTGGTGGGAAACGGGTTCGGTGCGGTCGGTACGCTCAAGCGTTCCCGCCGCCGTGCCATCTCCACGCACCGTCCGCGCATTTATTCACAGGAAACGCACGGCGCGGCCGAGCAGGCCCAGACTCATTGTCTGAGAAAAGCAGAGCCCCGGCGATCCACGCTGAACGCGGGATCGCCGAGGCTCGGTGCTGCCTGGGATGCTTGGTGCTGCCTTACTGGACGGCGCGCAGCGCGGGCGGCTCTTCGGACAGCGACGTCAGGAGCCGATCACCCTCGGTCTCATCGATGGGCACGAAGCGGCCCAGGTCGGCCCGGTAGGCGTGAACCTGCGCCGCCCCGATGTCGAACCACCAGCCGTGCAGCCGCAGCGTTCCCGCCGCGAGCCGGTCGCGCACGATGGGGTAGGTCTTCAGGTGCTCCAGCTGCTCGAGGACGTTCAGCTGGGAGAGGCGGTCCGCGTCCGGCAGCCCCTCGCCCACCTTGGAGTTGCTCTCACGCAGCTTCTTCATCGAGGGCGTTCCGTGCGCGAGCCACTGCTCGAGGTTCG
This DNA window, taken from Corallococcus coralloides DSM 2259, encodes the following:
- a CDS encoding DUF2780 domain-containing protein, translated to MDLIGQLSQQLGVDGTQAQGLAGSLLKLVQGTVQEKVGPDAARQMDQAIPEMQGWQQQAQAPAGDGGGGLMGALGGMLGGAGGGGGGLMGALGGAAAHAGEVAGVVAILQRFNLDTSKATLVAPLLLNFLKSRLDPGLVGKILAVMPLLAGGSGGGGGPQGGGGLGGMLGGILGK
- a CDS encoding esterase/lipase family protein, producing the protein MANRHRVYLVPGFFGFTQMGDKETERIAYFQNVPRLLEQRFHERGIDARVHAIASAPTAGLEARARDVFREMARTANEDDAQLHLVGHSTGGLDARSVVSPRMAREAPDFVKRVRSVVTIATPHHGTPLASYFDQGGVGKTLLRYLWLFTFLTLHRKAMPLRTAALQACYWLVLRSEEAKLPPNLFNQVVRLTADLSEAEREDLIRFFGQVGENQALIQDLMPVRMRGFNADTADREDVRYGCVVTGAPPPRLSLHLLLTPDALLNGLFAFLYAKSAPLSRELQIPERTPAQTQALQDVLGRRFESKSDGIVPSRAQVWGEVLHVAKGDHMDVMGHFDQPPEYISWLKSGSHFQEPQFRAMWDRVIDFTVGGAATVHPGNEEAQRMSIDG
- a CDS encoding DUF4476 domain-containing protein, with translation MNRIVRAALVSSLFVSSASFAQDAEFNMQVDIDDQDMPSARIKMKTTTNVDGEETTTVKVRGGGARMDVRMTGGTMESESHSEHRETRTTETRREPRMDSRPEMAAEPSHRDCGTRSDEGCMMRRDGQFPMDASTWSGFYQSLKSESNEIVRQEKAEKMLKRVYLTAVQFGMVLDLFNNEITRLEVAKEAAPHVVDPQHALGFSSKWRNSISGSEYTDIITQ
- a CDS encoding PQQ-dependent sugar dehydrogenase, with product MRHGLVTSFLASLLLSAAPEAQAQKPQPLETAPPNVPEFKPAFPQQTRAPAVKTRTPIVVTEIASGFNKPWAIAFLPDGRFLVTEKPTGKLFIVTAAGKKSPPVAGLPKVDGRGQGGLLDVEVGPDYAKSGLIYWTYYEPREGGNGLAVARAKLVDGPKPRIEGLQVIFRMQPTLESTLHAGGRLVFTPDGKLFVTLGERSILPGRVQAQDLKSDFGKVVRINPDGSIPQDNPFVGRKDARPEIWSSGHRNILSAALDAQQRLWIVEMGPRGGDELNRPEAGKDYGWPTIGYGEEYSGAPIHKTTQAAGMEQPVYYWDPVISPSGLTIYSGALFPEWKGNFFIGGLSSQALVRLVLKDDRVVGEEHLLTERNARIREVVQGPDGALYLLTDDSNGRLWKLTPGTP
- a CDS encoding NUDIX hydrolase, producing MPYTPIVATLGYVMSPDGQQVLLIHRNARPEDAHYGKYNGLGGKMERDEDIAACMRREIREEAGIECTRMVLRGTLSWPGFGKHGEDWLGFIFRIDAFEGTPLEKNAEGALSWVPVSSILSLSLWDGDRHFLPLVFDADPRPFHGVMPYEGGRALSWSFTRL
- a CDS encoding pectate lyase, translating into MKRHFALALLPVLSALACVSPDTELGESEQAATTPLRQKALGRMRNAAKYFHDNVARHGGYAWHHNATNLNERWGDIQLDADQIMIQSPGTSDVTIAFVEAALSDPATPALKTYALDAAMALRHGQVKSGGWRLYADFKPTPTIKACYLNTTASCGCGGCTVTAYDDQVTQNALIAMMRTDQLLGFANTDISGSSAYARARVETSQFPTNGGFPQGFAGPVAARPALSASYPPSIGTSCGLANCYANSYTTEYWDDPTLNDNLATSFVEMLYWAKEIYPAQAATYQSMRTAFGDFLRRAQMPQPQPAWAQQYDLQMQPRWARSWEAPAIAGQESQDVMWALLRLYQLDPGVPANRAAVGTALAYLETVDYANDTLLSRYIELDDTAPSNIGFYTVKAGGYPAQFSTAPPTYQNYAWEVPSQLAAIRAEYNRLATDTTVMKRSCQQLRADTAQAVDTAVNNERWITTYSPGGPRSGATPGDYLDTSTFARNLRTLAEFVTRTTTDCTAWNY